One region of Eupeodes corollae chromosome 1, idEupCoro1.1, whole genome shotgun sequence genomic DNA includes:
- the LOC129938661 gene encoding leucine-rich repeat-containing protein 15-like — protein sequence MKSSVATVLIICLICNVFCGPSAPTAYMKCPKGCVCQYAHFMDLQISRWINFMQTKNQDRSMGSRGSTQETQDELINDNEVMYDGDEGFNENSFIQQVTCILQVENDVRALVSQLPVDLQALVLLYTAEGQNKTVPTSVFKPLNQLTTLEIRGPSDKSFRLIIDEPMSFLQHANFESIALFGSENYKRPKNPIHPRESFEYVPSSEQIAYNISLEAMPEDQEIDIVPYDVYIQEIKKSRLVTFYGWDHLEVLRINHCRLDEMRWEMFDGLLELQHLSLEHNEIKIVPAFALYGAMHIKTLSLAYNSILDFNYRSLAGLLDLEVLDLSHNSLSKLSELSFPPFPKLEYVDFRHNPIRYIFPATFGVMNNTRTMHLGSKDVAAELWGNAPFDSLHLLKVLTLTNVSIGALDHDVFQNLRSLEILDVKGQIRSIEFDAFADMAFLRELNLSSCNIREISMDSFFGCKKLEIVDLSNNNLSYIPPGLFDEQNQLREIYLQRNNLKYLPSTFFHNPSLKLVRLTENPWKCTCDMALWKQKITNQLSVGKTSRCIKQFHTGKQLSCRKIDTYKFEKALSPRCKNYNGRSVFYVLRKNIQCKKTTKKHHNQQNPSSTPLTNHQQPQHRMPKYKLSDERLNMNTLYQDKSEMKRMLLQKERIVIPWAQAKHHKVQKTMAHINSLQYLTGEGLRKNKSQEVTKYDDIFGGRIDEQFDYNNI from the exons ATGAAGAGTTCAGTTGCAACAGTCCTTATAATATGTCTG ATTTGCAATGTCTTTTGCGGCCCATCAGCCCCCACAGCTTATATGAAATGTCCCAAGGGATGTGTTTGTCAATATGCCCACTTTATGGATTTACAAATATCACGTTGGATAAACTTTATGCAAACCAAAAATCAAGACCGTTCAATGGGAAGCAGAGGTTCAACACAAGAAACCCAAGACGAATTGATTAATGACAATGAAGTCATGTATGACGGGGATGAAGGTTTCAATGAAAATTCGTTTATTCAACAAGTAACCTGCATTCTACAAGTCGAAAATGATGTCCGTGCACTTGTTAGCCAGCTACCCGTTGATCTACAGGCTTTGGTGCTTCTCTACACTGCCGAAGGACAAAACAAAACAG TGCCAACAAGTGTTTTCAAACCTCTAAATCAATTGACAACATTGGAAATCAGAGGACCAAGTGATAAAAGTTTTCGACTCATCATTGACGAACCAATGAGCTTCCTTCAACACGCCAATTTCGAGTCAATCGCACTCTTTGGATCGGAAAACTACAAACGGCCCAAGAATCCTATTCATCCACGAGAGAGTTTCGAATACGTACCAAGTAGTGAACAAATTGCCTACAACATATCTCTGGAAGCTATGCCTGAAGATCAAGAAATCGACATAGTTCCCTATGACGTTTACATACAGGAGATAAAGAAATCCCGTTTGGTCACCTTCTATGGCTGGGATCATTTAGAAGTTCTTCGAATAAATCACTGCCGATTGGATGAAATGCGCTGGGAGATGTTCGATGGACTTTTAGAATTGCAACACTTATCACTCGAGCATAATGAGATTAAAATAGTACCCGCCTTCGCACTGTATGGAGCAATGCACATCAAAACCTTATCGCTGGCATACAATTCTATTTTGGATTTCAATTATCGTTCGCTTGCTGGTTTGCTAGACTTGGAGGTTCTCGATTTGAGTCATAATAGTTTGTCTAAATTGTCCGAATTGAGTTTTCCTCCATTTCCCAAACTCGAATATGTCGACTTTAGACACAATCCGATTCGGTATATATTTCCAGCAACATTTGGAGTCATGAATAATACAAGAACAATGCATCTGGGTTCGAAAGATGTCGCAGCTGAACTCTGGGGAAATGCTCCGTTCGATTCGTTGCATCTTCTCAAGGTTCTCACTCTAACAAATGTTTCAATTGGGGCTCTCGATCATGATGTCTTTCAAAATTTGAGGTCTTTGGAAATTCTTGATGTGAAAGGACAAATAAGAAGTATCGAATTCGATGCTTTCGCCGATATGGCTTTTCTTAGGGAATTGAATTTAAGTTCTTGCAATATTAGGGAAATCTCTATGGATTCATTCTTCGGCtgtaaaaaattggaaataGTCGATTTGTCCAACAACAATCTTTCATACATTCCTCCTGGTTTGTTCGATGAGCAAAATCAACTTCGAGAGATCTATTTGCAAAGGAACAACCTTAAATACCTTCCGTCGACATTTTTCCACAATCCATCACTCAAACTAGTTCGTCTGACAGAGAACCCATGGAAATGTACCTGTGACATGGCATTGTGGAAACAAAAGATCACTAATCAATTGAGTGTTGGCAAGACCAGTCGATGCATCAAACAGTTCCATACTGGAAAACAACTATCCTGTCGCAAAATAGACacttacaaatttgaaaaggCCTTATCGCCAAGGTGTAAGAATTATAATGGACGAAGTGTATTTTATGTACTGCGTAAGAACATCCAATGCAAGAAGACAACCAAGAAACACCACAATCAACAAAACCCATCATCAACACCACTGACAAACCACCAACAACCACAACATCGTATGCCGAAGTATAAGCTTTCAGACGAACGACTGAATATGAATACCTTATATCAGGACAAATCAGAAATGAAACGAATGCTACTGCAAAAGGAACGAATTGTTATTCCATGGGCTCAGGCTAAACATCATAAGGTCCAAAAGACGATGGCCCATATAAATAGTTTACAATATCTTACCGGAGAGGGTTTGCGGAAAAACAAATCTCAAGAAGTTACTAAATATGATGATATCTTTGGAGGGAGAATTGATGAGCAATTTGACTACAATAATATTTAG